In a genomic window of Longimicrobiaceae bacterium:
- a CDS encoding alanine--glyoxylate aminotransferase family protein, with translation MGPGPSDVHERVLQAMARPTIGHLDPAFIGLMDEIKELLRYTFRTRNTLAMPVSGPGTAGMESCVVNLVEPGEKVIVCRNGVFGGRLKEMVERCGGVPVMVEDEWGRAVDPEKLRQAVRQNPDASLVFFVHAETSTGVLSDAETLASIAREAGMLTLVDTVTSLGGSPVETDAWGIDAVYSGTQKCLSCAPGLSPITLNERALEKVRSRKTPVQSWFMDLTLVLGYWNEGAKRSYHHTAPINALYGLHEALLMLQEEGLEAAWERHRRNHLTLREGLEALDLEFVVPEAERSPQLNLVRVPEGVDDAQVRGRLLEEYGLEIGAGLGPLAGKVWRIGLMGQSARSENVELCVDVLGRVLNRR, from the coding sequence ATGGGTCCGGGTCCTTCCGACGTTCACGAGCGCGTACTCCAGGCGATGGCCCGCCCGACCATCGGGCATCTCGATCCGGCCTTCATCGGGCTGATGGACGAGATCAAGGAGCTGCTGCGCTATACGTTCCGCACGCGAAACACCCTGGCGATGCCGGTCTCCGGCCCCGGTACCGCCGGGATGGAGTCGTGCGTCGTGAACCTGGTCGAGCCCGGCGAGAAGGTCATCGTCTGTCGGAACGGGGTGTTCGGCGGGCGCTTGAAGGAGATGGTGGAGCGGTGCGGCGGCGTGCCGGTGATGGTGGAGGACGAGTGGGGAAGGGCGGTAGACCCGGAGAAGCTCAGGCAGGCGGTGAGGCAGAATCCGGATGCCAGCCTCGTGTTTTTCGTCCACGCGGAGACCTCCACCGGTGTTCTCTCCGACGCGGAGACGCTCGCGTCGATCGCCCGCGAGGCCGGCATGCTCACGCTGGTCGACACGGTGACCTCCCTCGGCGGCTCTCCGGTGGAGACGGATGCCTGGGGGATCGACGCGGTGTACTCCGGGACCCAGAAGTGCCTCTCCTGCGCGCCGGGGTTGAGCCCGATCACGCTCAACGAGCGCGCGCTGGAAAAGGTGCGGTCACGCAAGACGCCGGTGCAGAGCTGGTTCATGGACCTGACCCTCGTCCTGGGCTACTGGAACGAAGGCGCCAAGCGCTCCTATCACCACACTGCGCCGATCAATGCCCTCTACGGTCTGCATGAGGCTCTGTTGATGCTGCAGGAGGAGGGGCTGGAGGCCGCCTGGGAGCGTCACCGTCGCAACCACCTCACCCTTCGCGAAGGGCTGGAAGCACTGGATCTCGAGTTCGTGGTCCCCGAAGCGGAGCGGTCCCCCCAGCTCAACCTGGTGCGGGTGCCTGAGGGGGTCGACGACGCCCAGGTCCGGGGACGGCTGCTCGAGGAATATGGCCTGGAGATCGGCGCCGGCCTGGGACCACTGGCCGGCAAGGTGTGGCGCATCGGCCTGATGGGGCAGAGCGCCCGCTCCGAGAACGTGGAGCTCTGTGTGGACGTCCTGGGCCGCGTTCTGAACCGACGCTGA